The window GCGCCGGGTGGTGGTTCCCCAACTGCGGTATATTTCCCTGCCCGCAGATTATTTCCCTCTTTTTCTGATTCTGGCTATTGTGATTTCCGGAATCCTCATGCGCTACTTTATCCGAACTGATGTTATGGATATCAAGACCTTGACCATGGGGTTGGCTACGCTCAATTTTTCTGTTCCTGAAGGTATTGGAGTCATCTTTTACATTCACATGTTTCTCGTCTCTGCTTTGCTGGTATATTTTCCTATGAGCAAGCTTATGCACCTGGGCGGGGTGTTTTTGAGCCCAACCCGCAATCTGGCCAATAACAACCGGATGCAGCGACATATCAATCCCTGGAATCATCCGGTGAAGGTCCATACATATCAAGAATGGGAAGACGAATACCGCGAACAGATGAAAGAAGCAGGCCTTCCAGTGGAAAAGGAGTAGAGTATGTCCAAATTGCCAGCAGCCGATACACTCGCAGCGAGTATTGATTACACTCCGCCGCGCAAGCCGTGGATGGAAGTTCCGGCAGAATTCCGGCCTGGGGTATATAGTTATCCGGCCAATCCCAAAAATCTTAAGATCCTGGATTTTCCCAATCCCAGGCAATGGGCCCCTGAGGACGACGATTGGAAACTGCCTGAGAATTGGCAAGAGATTATTTATGAGGGTTTTAAGGAGCGGTTGCACAAGTATCGTTCGTTAAAGGTCTTTATGGATGTGTGTGTCCGGTGCGGGGCATGTGCAGACAAATGTCATTATTTCATAGGCTCCGGTGACCCTAAAAACATGCCGGTGTTGCGGGCTGAATTGCTGCGTTCCGTATATCGCCGGGACTTCACCATGGCCGGCAAGATACTCAAGTCCTTGAGCGGATCCCGGGAGCTGACAGAAGATGTGATCAAAGAATGGTTCATGTATTTCTATCAGTGCTCGGAATGCCGGCGTTGCTCTCTGTTTTGTCCCTATGGCATTGACACGGCTGAAATAACTATGATGGGCCGGGAACTGCTCAATCTCTTGGGATTGAACATCAACTGGGTCATGGAGCCGGTGGCCAACTGTTTCAGAGTAGGAAACCATTTGGGCATTCCTCCGCACACTTTTAAGGATATTGTTGACTTCATGTGCGAGGATATTGAGGACATTACCGGGGTTAAGATCGATCCGCCCATCAATAAAAAGGGAGCAGAGATCTTATTTGTTACTCCGTCTGGTGACTATTTTGCTGACCCGGGCACCTATACCTTCATGGGTTATTTGATGCTCTTTCATGAGCTGGGCCTGGATTATACAATGAGTGCATATGCGTCGGAAGGGGGGAATTTTGGACTCTTCACTTCGGCCGAAGCCATGAAACGCCTTAATGCCAAAATCTACGCCGAAGCCAAACGCTTGGGGGTGAAATGGATTTTGGGCGGTGAGTGCGGTCATATGTGGCGGGTTATCAACCAGTATATGGACACCATGAATGGTCCGGCCGATTTTTTGGATGTGCCCAGAAATCCGTTGACCGGGACTGTATTTTCCAATGCCCGGTCCACAAAGATGGTCCATATCACCGAATTCACCGCCGATCTGATCAAAAATAAGGTGTTAAATCTTGATCCAAGCCGCAACGATAACTTGAATGTCACCTACCATGACTCCTGCAATCCGTCGCGGGCCATGGGGCTTCTGGAAGAGCCGCGGTACGTGATCAAAAACGTGTGCAACAACTTTTATGAAATGCCGGAGCAGACTATCCGGGAGCAGACGTTTTGCTGTGGATCCGGGTCCGGACTGAATAATGAGGAATTTATGGAGATGCGCATGCGCGGGGGGATGCCCCGGGCTAATGCTGTCAAACACGTGCAAGAACAGTATGGAGTGAACATGCTCTCCTGCATCTGCGCCATTGACCGAGCTGCTCTGCCGCCTTTGATGGAGTACTGGGTCCCAGGAGTCGATGTCACTGGTGTGCACGAGCTGGTGGCCAATGCCTTGGTCATGCGCGGCGAAAAGGAACGAGAGACCGACCTGCGCGGTGAACCCTTGCCAGGGAAGGAGGGGTAAGCGATGTACGACAGTGGTAAGATCCTCACCGGATTGATCATTTTCCTCTTATTGATCACCTTTCCCTTCTGGTACAACCTGGGACAGGCTTCATACGAACCCCCAGATTTAGTTCTTCCGGAGGACTCTCAGCAATGTATTGAGCCTACTCAATGGATGCGGACCAATCACATGGAGCTCTTGAATACGTGGCGGGACATGTCTGTCCGAGAAGGCTTGACCACGTTTGTGAGCACCTCCGGAGAAAGTATGGAGATCAGCTTGCAGAAAACCTGCATGGACTGCCATACGGATAAGGTCAATTTTTGCGACGAGTGCCACAACAAAGCGGCTGTGAGCCCATATTGCTGGGACTGTCACATAGCGCCTGAGGAGGTCGCCAATGGACAATAACAGGAGAACATTTCTCAAAATTGCCGGGATCAGTGCTGCCTTGGGCCTGAGTGGCGGCATTCCCCTGTCTTTGCAGGCCTATACCCCTGCAGATGTCGAATATGTGCCGACAAAAGGTCAGATCACTGGAAAGCGCTGGGGCATGGTCATCGATACCCGGAAGTTCACCAAGCCGGAAGATTTCCAAAGGGTCATCGAAGCTTGCCACCAAACGCACAATGTTCCGGACATCCAAGGGAATGAAGAAATCAAGTGGATATGGACTGATCATTTCGAGCAAGTTTTTCCCAGTAGTTCGAATCCGTATCTGGCTGAGCGTTATGAACAGCAAGATTTTCTTTTGTTATGCAATCATTGCAATAACCCCCCCTGTGTTCGGGTATGTCCGACCAAGGCCACATTTCAGCGGGCAGACGGTATCATCATGATGGATTTTCACAGGTGCATCGGGTGCAGGTACTGCATGGCCGGGTGTCCCTATGGATCACGCAGCTTCAATTTCAGCGATCCAAAGCCTTATGTGCAAAATTTGAATCCCGATTTTCCCGCCAGGATGCGGGGGGTGGTCGAAAAATGCACTTTTTGTGCCGCTCGACTGGAGCAGGGACAGATGCCCGCCTGCGTCGAGGCCTCAAATGGGGGCCTCATCTTTGGTGATCTCTCTGACCCGGATTCTGAGATCCGCAAGGTCCTGCGGGAGAATTTTACTGTTCGGCGCAAAGTTGAGCTGGGCACCAATCCTTGTGTTTTCTACATAGTTTAGGGGGCGGATATGTTCGAAAAGGCATTACAAGGGGACAGGCGCTACTGGGCCTGGATAATTTTTCTTTTGGCCGTCATGGGGATAGGGAGCATCTTTTACCTCCTTCAGCTGGTGAACGGCTTGACGGTAACCGGGATGACCAGGGATGTCTCCTGGGGATTCTACATCGCTCAGTTCACCTATATGGTTGGGGTGGCTGCTTCAGCGGTTATGCTCGTGTTGCCCTTTTACCTGCACAATGCCAAGCAGTTCTCCAGGATGGTCATCCTGGGTGAGTTCATGGCCATAGCCGCAGTCATTGTCTGCCTGGGATTTATTGTTGTCGATCTGGGGCAGCCGCAGCGTCTGTTCAACGTGGTCCTGCACCCGACCCCGAACTCCATCCTTTTTTGGGATATGATCGTTCTAAACGGGTATCTCTTGTTGAACATTGTCATCGGGTGGTCCAATCTGCATGCTGAGCACAAGGGGCTGTCCCATCCCAAGTGGGTGAAGCCCTTGGTGTATCTGTCCATCGTCTGGGCGGTGAGCATTCACACCGTGACAGCCTTTTTGTATCAGGGATTGCCCGGTCGGCATTACTGGCTGACCGCCATCCTGGCAGCCAGGTTTTTGTCCTCGGCGTTTTGCTCCGGACCGGCCATTCTGCTGATCCTGGCCCTTATCGCCAAGAAGGTCGCCAAGTACGACCCGGGGGAAAAGGCGGTTCAGACCCTGGCCACCATCATCACCTACGCCATGGTGATCAACGTCTTCTTCTTCCTGCTTGAGGTATTCACTGCTTTTTACAGCGATATTCCGGGTCATACGCATACCCTGGCCTACCTCTTTACCGGACTGCACGGAGCCGGCAGCTTAGTGGGCTGGATGTGGGTCATGGCGGTCTGCGCCCTCCTCAGCCTTGTGCTGCTCATCCCCCCTCAGTTCCGGCAGAAGCCGGAGCTCTTGGTCCCAGGCTTGATTTTGCTGATCGCCGCGACCTGGATCGACAAGGGGCTGGGGCTGGTTGTCGGCGGCTTTATTCCCAACCCGTTCGAGGGCATAACCGAGTACGCGCCGACAATTCCGGAAATAATGATCTCGGTCATGATTTACGCCACCGGTCTGTTGATTCTGACTGTTCTGTGGAAGATAGCTATCGGGGTCAAAAAGGAGACAGGCTCTGCATAAGTCACTTGCCAAACGCCGATGAACGAATTATGACTCAAGGCGTACAAGCGATTTTGCATCGGATAAGGAGATATTTGTTCAACATTATTCCCATGAGGAGGCAATCATGCCTAAAATTACAATTGATGAAGAAAAGTGCATTGGCTGCGGTGAATGTGTCGACGTCTGCCCAGCAGATGTTTTGGAAATGCAGGATGACAAGGCTGTTGTTGTCAACGAGGACGAATGCCTTGAGTGCGAGTCCTGTGTTGAAACCTGTGAGCAGGACGCCATCACCCTGGAAGTCGACTAGGCTGACCCACTGCCTGCATTTGCAGACAAGATGAGTAAAGCCCCTGATATGGACCCATATCAGGGGCTTTTCAATGTGCAGGGCCAGTGACGAGGCTCTTTGACACAGGAAGTGGAATTACAAAAGAACACAGGCTGGGTCGAAGAACCAGTGATGAGAGGTGAATGCGCCGTTTTTCGGCCCCTGAACCAATGACGCCCCTTCCGCTGGAGGCCATCGCCAAGGATTTCAAGTTTATAGCACAGTAGCCGGTTGGAAGGTCTGAGATTTCAGAGTTGACTGCTCATACCCCTTCAGGCAAACTTGGCAGATCAAAATTCGGCTACGAGGTAGGTATTATGCAATTTGATCTGTCTCCTTTTTTTGACGAATATGACAAGATCGTGCGCGGGCTGGATTCAGCCTTCGAACAGATCCAGGCCCAGTATCCGCAGGAAGTCCGCTGTCAGCCCGGGTGCTGTGAGTGCTGCTACGCCCTGTTCGACCTGACCCTGGTTGAGGCTATGGCCTTGAACAGACACTTTCACGCCAATCTGGACCAGGAAAAGAAAAAACAGGTGCTCGAACGTGCGGAGCGGGCCGACCGAGAGATCCACAGGATAAAGCATCAGGCCTACAAAGCGCAGCAGAAAGGAGTGGAGACTGAGGAAATCTTCCGGGATGTGGGGGCCAAAAGGGTACGCTGTCCCCTGCTCACTGAGGATAATGCCTGTGTCCTGTACGCGCACCGCCCGCTGACATGCCGGGTCTACGGCCTTCCTCTGCAGATCCATGGACAGGTTCGAACCTGCGGAATGACTGGATTTGAGCCCGGAAAGTCCTATCCGTCCATCAACATGGACAGACTGCAGGACAAGCTCTTGGATATCAGCCAGCGCATGGTCGCTTCCATGCCCACAAAATACGACAAGCTGGCTGAGGTCATGGTGCCCGTTTCCATGGCCCTGCTTACTGAGTACGACGATGACTATCTGGGGATCGTGCATGCCCAGGAGCATATCCAGAGTCAGGCCGCGGAATGGACCCTGGGCCCGGTGGAGAAGGATTGATCGAATGGATAAAGAAGTTCAGAAGAGGGCGATATATGAGCGGATGTCCGCGCGCCGCCGGAGGTTTGTGGATCGCATAGGGTTCGAGAAATGGGATCCGTTCCAGGAGCCCAAGCACCCGATAGAGATTCGGACTGAGGCGACCCGGCGCACGGCACAGGAGCTGTACGAGGAATATTTTGCCCAAAACGAGGTCCAGAAACGAACCAGCGCCTACAACAGAGGGGTGCATGAGTTCTGCATGGGCATATTCGGGCGCGACGATCGCTACCGGGGCATATTCGAGTTCTGCTTGTGGTACGCCAAGGAGCTGGACAAGCGGAACATGACCCCGGACATGGTGTGGGAAGACTGATTGGGACTGTAACCACTGAGGTGGCGGCCGGAGCCGGCTGCTATCCGATCGGGAGAATGCATGGCCGAACAGTATCAAAGCGTAGACGAATACTTGCAAACGCTGCAGCAGCAGCTCAAAGACAATCCGCAGGATGGGGTTGCCCACTACAATCTCGGCTGCGTGCTCATCGGAAAAGGCGAATACGAGAAGGCGGAGCAGGAGCTGAAGACAGCGATTCAGTTGACGCCTGATCTGGCTGAGGCCTATGTTCAGCTCGGCGGACTGGCCTTGCGCAATGGGGACCTGATGACCTGTTTGAGCTTCAACAAGAAGGCCACAGAGCTGCGGCCCAGGTTTGCGGTTCCGCACGGAAACATCGGCTTCGTCCAGATGCAGCTGGGGAAGGTGGACGAGGCAGTGGCTGCCCTGCGCCGGGCTCTGAGCTTCGATCCGAAGTTTGTCCAGGCCAGGTCCACCCTGGGCAGCGCCTACCTGATGCAAGGGGATATTGACGGCTGCATTGAGCAGTGCCGGCAGGTGATCACGGAGCAGCCCACCTTTGGTCCAGCCTATAACAATCTGTGCTTAGCCTATATCCAGCTGCAGGACTACGACCAGGCGATAGAGAATTGTGATCTGGCTATCAAGTACGGCTATGAGATGCCGGACGATATCCTGCAGGAACTCCAGCCGTACCGGAAGTAGTGGCGGCAACTCCGGCCCGTGCCCGGTCGATCACGAGTGATTCGGGAGGCTGAAAACCCGCGCCTTTTGGGTCCTCAGTCGTGTTGGGCCTTGACAAAGCCCATATCTTGTCCCTAATATCACAAACTCCATGGCATGAGGCCGAGATTACCATAGATGTTGGAATTGTTTTGTACTCCAAAACCTTATGACTACGAGAAGGAGGCTGAGTAATGGCATTCAAGCATGAAACCCCTTTGCTGGACCAGCTTGAGAGCGGGCCATGGCCAAGCTTTGTGTCCGATTTGAAGCGGCAGGCCACGCATCGGAAAGAAAACCCGGACAATGTCGAATATCAGATCGACACCGATTGCGTTGAGGATATCCTTGGCGTTGTTGAGCTGTCCTACAAGGAAAAGGAAGTGCACTGGAAGCACGGCGGCATTGTCGGTGTGTTCGGCTACGGCGGGGGAGTCATTGGCCGGTACTGTGACCAACCCGAGCAGTTTCCCGGGGTTGCCCATTTCCACACCCTCCGGGTCAATCAGCCCAACGGCAAGTACTACACCACCGATTATCTGCGCAGAATCTGTGATCTGTGGGATTTCCGCGGCAGCGGGGTCATGAATATGCACGGTTCCACCGGGGACATCATCTTTTTGGGTACCCGGACCGAGCAGCTGGAAGAGATCTTCTACGAGATGACCCACAAGATGGATCAGGACCTGGGCGGATCAGGCTCCAACCTGCGCACCCCGTCCTGCTGCCTGGGCGAGTCCCGCTGCGAGTGGGCCTGCTACAACACCCAGGAGCTCTGCTACCAGCTGACCCACGAATATCAGGACGAGCTGCATCGTCCCGCCTTCCCCTACAAGTTCAAGTTCAAGTTCGACGGCTGCCCCAACGGCTGCGTGGCTGCCATTGCCCGGGCGGACATGTCCTTTCTCGGGACCTGGAGGGACAACATCCGCA of the Desulfovermiculus halophilus DSM 18834 genome contains:
- the dsrK gene encoding sulfate reduction electron transfer complex DsrMKJOP subunit DsrK — protein: MSKLPAADTLAASIDYTPPRKPWMEVPAEFRPGVYSYPANPKNLKILDFPNPRQWAPEDDDWKLPENWQEIIYEGFKERLHKYRSLKVFMDVCVRCGACADKCHYFIGSGDPKNMPVLRAELLRSVYRRDFTMAGKILKSLSGSRELTEDVIKEWFMYFYQCSECRRCSLFCPYGIDTAEITMMGRELLNLLGLNINWVMEPVANCFRVGNHLGIPPHTFKDIVDFMCEDIEDITGVKIDPPINKKGAEILFVTPSGDYFADPGTYTFMGYLMLFHELGLDYTMSAYASEGGNFGLFTSAEAMKRLNAKIYAEAKRLGVKWILGGECGHMWRVINQYMDTMNGPADFLDVPRNPLTGTVFSNARSTKMVHITEFTADLIKNKVLNLDPSRNDNLNVTYHDSCNPSRAMGLLEEPRYVIKNVCNNFYEMPEQTIREQTFCCGSGSGLNNEEFMEMRMRGGMPRANAVKHVQEQYGVNMLSCICAIDRAALPPLMEYWVPGVDVTGVHELVANALVMRGEKERETDLRGEPLPGKEG
- the dsrJ gene encoding sulfate reduction electron transfer complex DsrMKJOP subunit DsrJ — encoded protein: MYDSGKILTGLIIFLLLITFPFWYNLGQASYEPPDLVLPEDSQQCIEPTQWMRTNHMELLNTWRDMSVREGLTTFVSTSGESMEISLQKTCMDCHTDKVNFCDECHNKAAVSPYCWDCHIAPEEVANGQ
- the dsrO gene encoding sulfate reduction electron transfer complex DsrMKJOP subunit DsrO, which encodes MDNNRRTFLKIAGISAALGLSGGIPLSLQAYTPADVEYVPTKGQITGKRWGMVIDTRKFTKPEDFQRVIEACHQTHNVPDIQGNEEIKWIWTDHFEQVFPSSSNPYLAERYEQQDFLLLCNHCNNPPCVRVCPTKATFQRADGIIMMDFHRCIGCRYCMAGCPYGSRSFNFSDPKPYVQNLNPDFPARMRGVVEKCTFCAARLEQGQMPACVEASNGGLIFGDLSDPDSEIRKVLRENFTVRRKVELGTNPCVFYIV
- the dsrP gene encoding sulfate reduction electron transfer complex DsrMKJOP subunit DsrP, whose translation is MFEKALQGDRRYWAWIIFLLAVMGIGSIFYLLQLVNGLTVTGMTRDVSWGFYIAQFTYMVGVAASAVMLVLPFYLHNAKQFSRMVILGEFMAIAAVIVCLGFIVVDLGQPQRLFNVVLHPTPNSILFWDMIVLNGYLLLNIVIGWSNLHAEHKGLSHPKWVKPLVYLSIVWAVSIHTVTAFLYQGLPGRHYWLTAILAARFLSSAFCSGPAILLILALIAKKVAKYDPGEKAVQTLATIITYAMVINVFFFLLEVFTAFYSDIPGHTHTLAYLFTGLHGAGSLVGWMWVMAVCALLSLVLLIPPQFRQKPELLVPGLILLIAATWIDKGLGLVVGGFIPNPFEGITEYAPTIPEIMISVMIYATGLLILTVLWKIAIGVKKETGSA
- a CDS encoding ATP-binding protein: MFVQHYSHEEAIMPKITIDEEKCIGCGECVDVCPADVLEMQDDKAVVVNEDECLECESCVETCEQDAITLEVD
- a CDS encoding YkgJ family cysteine cluster protein is translated as MQFDLSPFFDEYDKIVRGLDSAFEQIQAQYPQEVRCQPGCCECCYALFDLTLVEAMALNRHFHANLDQEKKKQVLERAERADREIHRIKHQAYKAQQKGVETEEIFRDVGAKRVRCPLLTEDNACVLYAHRPLTCRVYGLPLQIHGQVRTCGMTGFEPGKSYPSINMDRLQDKLLDISQRMVASMPTKYDKLAEVMVPVSMALLTEYDDDYLGIVHAQEHIQSQAAEWTLGPVEKD
- a CDS encoding tetratricopeptide repeat protein; this encodes MAEQYQSVDEYLQTLQQQLKDNPQDGVAHYNLGCVLIGKGEYEKAEQELKTAIQLTPDLAEAYVQLGGLALRNGDLMTCLSFNKKATELRPRFAVPHGNIGFVQMQLGKVDEAVAALRRALSFDPKFVQARSTLGSAYLMQGDIDGCIEQCRQVITEQPTFGPAYNNLCLAYIQLQDYDQAIENCDLAIKYGYEMPDDILQELQPYRK
- the dsrA gene encoding dissimilatory-type sulfite reductase subunit alpha, whose amino-acid sequence is MAFKHETPLLDQLESGPWPSFVSDLKRQATHRKENPDNVEYQIDTDCVEDILGVVELSYKEKEVHWKHGGIVGVFGYGGGVIGRYCDQPEQFPGVAHFHTLRVNQPNGKYYTTDYLRRICDLWDFRGSGVMNMHGSTGDIIFLGTRTEQLEEIFYEMTHKMDQDLGGSGSNLRTPSCCLGESRCEWACYNTQELCYQLTHEYQDELHRPAFPYKFKFKFDGCPNGCVAAIARADMSFLGTWRDNIRIDQEAVKAYVGGELPPNGGAHSGRDWGPFDIQKEVIDRCPTQCMWMEGDQLKINDKECNRCMHCINVMPRALRPGEDKGLSILVGAKAPILDGAQMSSMLVPFMKVEEPYDDIKEVIENIWDWWMEEGKNRERLGELIKRQGFQKLLDMTGLKALAQHVQEPRHNPYIFWREEEVPGGFSQDITDFRKRHQR